The DNA segment aataacaacataataaatttgtttaatatctcatttaatttaaatttataaattttatatattctaaaagttaatttgataatttgggtaacaattttaaatgctttatgtcttattttttttaacgaAACTTCAACAACTCATAAAAGTTAACAGAATAAATAGTTATAAATCAAAGTGATAGACAAGATTAAAAGTTGCGATAATAATACTTGGTGATAATTAATTACAGACGGTCGAGTGAAGAGAAGAtggaaggagaaaaaaaagagaaaggagaataaggtaatataataataataatggcgATGAGACAATGACAGGTATGTGTATAGAGAATAATAGCAAGAGAAAGAATAGTCTTTGATATAGTAAgggatataataaaaatataaattaataattttgaaaaataataaaattaaagataatctaaaaaattaaaaataaaattaaaaaaattaaaatattttttaacaattgaaatTATGCATGAAGATAGAGAGTGctttgaatataaatttttatctcgacttcaaattaaatactaattaaaaataaataattaaacttaataacgtttataaatagttaatttgtaaataatgtttctaaatttttattttgattttgttacacataatttttaattgaatagtCTTGAAgggtttatatatttatttttatggtcAATAAATCTGACAGTTTTTTAATACTAAAGAAGTTATTGATAAAAAGATGTATACTGAATTACGAAAATTTTTTTCAGATACACAATTTTTATACTCTcctattttgtttattaattattcttatattttgatatttaaaaatgaaaaaaataagcattctcatttattctattttttcactatttataaaaaaatgaagaccTCTTCGtatttagatttatattttggCCTACTActtaaaaaagataaagacaAATATAAATATCCACGTCATTTAAGTAAAAATGATCTTttgtaaataaataacatatattttgattcatatatacttttttttgaataagaataatgttattatcattattttttgaattatattttggttcatagtaattttaattttaataaaatattatataaataaaatcagatcaacattaaaataaaaaaatatttatctaacaaatttaaagaatgaatgatatattaacaaaaaaataaaattaatttcttaaaaataataaaaaaaatgctgaATAGGCACGTTAGTGCCTGTTGAACGTTAGTATACATAATTTCGATAACTGTGTCATGAAGCTGCTGGTTAGCTCAGCTTATTGAGTTCGATGCTTTGCTATATATAGCCCCGCAAATGTATGGAAATCTGAAATCTTAATACTTGTTGATGCATATCGTTGATAAAAGGATGAATtccaaccttttttttttttctatgcaTGGAATTCCTTGTATTCAATTTACTTGAATTTATTCTGGATTCCAACTTGGATTCTTTTGTGATTCCAATCAGCAAGCAGATTTAGCTATTGAAGGAAATGCATTCTCCCCAGTTCATGCCAACCTACAAGTGCTATTGATTGCATGAGATGACAAGACCACATGATTAGGATTTTGTTTTGATATAATGGAGTTTGTGTCTTCTGGGACAATCATATAGATTGCTTACTGCTTAGTAATCATTTCTTGATATTAGCACTGCCAAACAAAGAAACTCCTTGAAAGCACAAGTATCGCTGTATTTTAGTTCTAAGTGATGTAGTtggaaaatttttatcttaGGCTGTGAAGTAGTGTTATGAACTTATGATGATTCAGATTAACCACAGAAAATTGGATTGCATCTAGGGGGCATGACATTTATGTCCAACTAGATCTATCTACATTCAAGAGCCAAGACTTCGTTGCAGAACTCAGTTTCTGGTTCATTTCCACATGTTTGGACAGATAGTTAAGAATATTCTAAAGCAGTTTCTCTTAAcagctgttgttgttgctgttgtcggTTACAAAAAGCAAAATAACTTTAGACTACctaatattttgataatatgAGATTATTCAAATTTCATTGTTTTGTCAATTACTATAGAATAACCAATATGTATTGttttaaatgtttattttaaaaaattaaaaaacttgtAGGAAGCTTTCATACATAGCTGTCATCAAATCTTTGGCAGATTTGGATTAAATAAAGTGATGAAGCGACACATTTAACTCCATTATTGAATGCTTGTCTTAAATGCCCCTACAAATGTGGAGGTTGAGGATACTGGATAATGGATTCACCATGAATTTTAACCGTCGATTTTATTAAGGTTGCATcataagaaaatgaaaactcTATCAACGGCCGAAAATCATCTATCTGcctctaaaattttttaggtGCCTCATATTAGTTAACCAAATTCACTGTTTTTCTAATTTGCTGCTTTATGTCTCCAACTCCAACAGTTGCAGCACCAATTAAATCCTGCCCCCACCTCTTGTCTTGTCATCTGGTTGGGGCACTTATTATACACACAATAAGacaaacaaaaaggaaaagccATGTAACCAAAAGTTCTGTTCTTCTCAACTTCTCATGTGATATACAACTATTTGAGAAGCAATCAGATGAATTTCTGGGTGATGCACGTGCATTGTATGCACAAATGTACGACTCACATATTCTTAGAATTTAGatttcaagataaaatagcTTTACACCTTTTCCTCTgtgaaaaatcaaaattgataCCTGACCATATTCTTGGCAATTTACTGGATAAAACTTGAGACCTGTGTCCAGATAAGTCAActtaaaattgcacaaaaagaAGTGTAAAAATCATGCTTACAAAGTAGTGATGAAAATAGTTTGTTAAGCAACTTCATTTGTATGACCCCTCCTTCACATGGTCATGATACAAGATCCAGGAACTACATCAAGATCCACAATCCTTAGGCCCCATAATATAGAAGTTTACCTGTATTCGATGACGATGGTTCACCAACAGCAGGATATATTGATATTCTAATTTAGCATTCATCGCTCCAATCTGCAAAGTATATGCTCTCAACCACTTTGCCCGAGTTTGGTTACCatgtttaatttctcttttaattttaaatatttcccATTTGTAAGattttgtaaaagaaaaaatgaaataaaacaaaaaacaaaattcgTTGTCTATACTGTTGTCTTATTTTTCCTCAttttacaaaattctaaaagcaaaaaataaaaaataaaaaataaaaacataaatgcAAATCATAAAAACCCTTAGATTTCCCTATAAAGATGATTGAACTCTTCCTTGGCTTCTTGATCCTTGCTACCAACAGATGGAAATAAacaactaattaataatttatttctatACTTACACTTAAAATGAGACAACTTTTACACAAAAGACCAAACTTATGCCATTTACAAAGATTGTGGCCTTTCAACATCGCAATGGCATCATTCATTCTAAACAAAGAACTGACTTGTACACTATGCAGGCAAGAGAAAACAAAAGGAATGAAGGCATGAAAGGAAAACAGATGAAACAAACCAACAGAATTTTGACTCAATAACTTACTGCCTCCTCATCATATTGCTACCAGTTTGAACATTAACCTCACATGACTATCTCTGGCTTCAGAATACTCGATTTGATCTCTTTGTGAGGCAAAATCACGCCACCATTGGTATAAATTTCATCGCAAACATGGACATCTTCTCCAAGGATAGTCATATTCTCCACTCGTGCCCATTGCCCAACTGTGGAATGCCACCCAATAATACTGCTGGATACACAAGCATGCTTCTTGATCCGGACTCCTCGCATTACCGTGCAGCGTGAGAGCCGCACACCTGACTCAACAATGCAGCCAGGACCAATGGCGACATCAGGTCCAATGAGGCATCCCTCGCCAATTTTGGCGGTCTCATCCACAATGACATTCCCAACAATGTGTGCGCCACTAGCCAACTTAGGAGAAGACTTCTTTCTCAATGAGTCCAAGTAGAGTCTCAGACCGGTAATGTAGTCCTTTGGTTGTCCAATGTCCATCCAGAACCCAGGCAGAACCATTGCATATAGCTTTTCCTCTGCTGCAATCTTTGGAAACACCTCTTTCTCAATAGATGTGGGCCTCAGTTCAATTCGGTCCAAGACAGAGGGGTTCAACAGGTAGATTCCAGCATTGATTTTGTTACCAACAAAGAGCTTTGGCTTCTCCACAAATTTCTCAACCTTCCCCGTTTTCTCCTCCATCACAACCACGCCGTATTTTGATGGCTCATCAACCTACACAAGCACATGGAAAATAATATTACATGCCACAACTGGAATGTATAGTCTCATATTCTTGCAATGGAATTTAGCTTTTACATTCATATGTTTTTTTTGGGGGGATAAATATTGGTACCTTTGTCACCATTATAGAAGCCTCTCCTCCATGGGATTTGTGGAATTCAATCATCTCTTTAAGTGGGTACTCACTGATAACATCACTGTTGAGAACGAAAAATGGCTCGCCAGATTCATCTATCAGCTTATCCCTAGCAAGAGCAAGGGGGCCTGCAGTTCCCAGTGGTTCAGTTTCTTGAGAACATGTGATCTTGATGCCAAGCTTTTCTTCAAAATCCTTCAAAAAATTCAACATAACCTGCAATACGAAATATTACCAAAGTTAAAATAGAGAAACTTTAGCCATATAAATCACTTTCAACATTGACAAAATGTTGTAAGGAAAGGAACCTCTGGCTGGTAATTGATAGCAAGAACTACTTCAGAAACTCCAATGGCCTTAAGAGCCTCAATCTGAAAAGCATGTCAAGTCAAAAGGTAAATCAGGAATATAGTCTATTAAGCCATATTAAGTGAAATGCATGAGATATGCAACTAATACATACTCACACACATACATAAAAAGGTTACTTATCACATATCTAGAAAATACAAATAAGAgaatgtttaattttaaaaaatgttgacAGAGTCTCGGTAGGTAGGATAAACGGACTCAGATATtgcaaagagaagaaaagacaTTCAACAACAAAGTCTATACATAACACATGTGAAACTTGAAGAGTTAAAAAATGCTACCAAAACCTTTACCTGATGCAGAATCATGGGCTTATTAGCAAAATCAACAAGAGGCTTAGGGAAACTCAATGTCAATGGCCTCAACCGTGTTCCAAACCCTCCAACCAGAATCAGTGCCTTCATTGTAATATGCCCTTTGCTTTTTCCTGTAAGCTTATAAATTTAGAAACAGATCGAGAAAACTTAACAATTTAAAATGTGAGCAAACAGATCCCACCCTCTCCTATAAATATTGACatccaagaaagaaagaacgaagTTGCACTGAACACATGTAAGTTAACATCTGGCAAATCAATTGAAAGTGAGCCATGGTGTGTTCTATTGAGTGAGACATGGATTCAAATTCAGTACATGTCAACATATGAACCATAAGCTAGAAAGGCAAGTGAAAATACGCAAAAATAGTTTACTCCATATGAAAGGAAAAGACAAAAACCAGCTATATGCAAGCACTAGAATTTAATAAGAATGACCACAAGGTTTAAAGTATGCAGCTGTTTCTTTCATAAATGGAGTAATTTTGCATATGTAGcttttattaaaagaattatgCTTAGGAACCCTTCAAAGTAAAGCACCTTGCTTTGGTTCTACAATCTCCTTTTTTCCAGTACTTACTTGGACAAAAATATGTGAAACCaccaaaaaagtaaaatttatagGAAAAAGATGAAATATGTGAAAAATGAAAGGCTGAAGTGTGTAAAAATTCTTCTGTACTATGAGAACAAGACATTGCTCTTGCTCTTGCTCAGATCCATCAACTACATGCTGCATCGGCTTTATTTTTCTTAACCATCCACATTTTCAAGCCACCTTCAAATTCTTAACAACCACAATGCTGATCTGGTATGCAATCAATGGATCAGAGCAAGAGCAACAAACTCTCTCTGTAAACAAGAATTTCATGCAGTGAGCTGATATGCATTCATAGAACAAATAGTATTGAGTCTTATATCAGAACAGAGGAAAAGAGCTCTGACTTATATTGTTTGCTTCAATAAATCTAACAAAAGAATAACATATTTTTCTAGTTGAGTAATTTTTCCAGCTGAACCTACCTATTGcaaatgaaaaaaaacaaatCTCGTTAGTCCACATTAGTCTATTTACTTATTTTACATTGAATTATTTGCTGAAAAACTCAAAATCAGTGAATAGATGAACCAATCCGAcggagaaaaagagaaaggactaaataccaaaaaaagagataaataaAAGGCACAGATCTCACTTGAACacagaaaaaatggaaaatttaAGCAGAAATTCAACTCAGATCACAAATGAAAcaacagaaagaaaaaaaaaatctcccCAGAGATAACAACATTGTGATTACTCGATCGGAAATTCAGAATTacgaaaagaaaataagagctAGAGACAAAGGAATTACAAATCGAGCAGGAATTTCACGAAATCAGAAACACATTGCCATAGCCACATGAAAATTCAAGCACAGAGAAAAACCATGATTGGATCATGGACGAGTTACCTCGGATGAAGAAATTGAAGATGGCGATAAGGTTGNNNNNNNNNNNNNNNNNNNNNNNNNNNNNNNNNNNNNNNNNNNNNNNNNNNNNNNNNNNNNNNNNNNNNNNNGAGCGTCAACCCGGACCGGGTCAACGCGGGCGAGTCCGAGTctagaaggagaaggaggagaagaagaaaaagaagttacTGAGTGAGTTGTAATGCCAGTTATGCCATTCATGTTCCTAATCTTCTTTATATATACCAACCACCCACACCCaatcatttttttcttaactaacgctcttcttcccttcttttttctttctttcattttactttttatattttatcttatcttaataaTATGATTTTCCACGTAATCAACTGCAGGGATATCCTAaaattacttttcttttaaaGTTAAAGcatatttattagaatttaattttcatcgtattaataaaaatagttattttaaaatttattaattaaaaatttatgtaaatataaattttgatatttttggtgACTAATATAAATTTTGNNNNNNNNNNNNNNNNNNNNNNNNNNNN comes from the Arachis duranensis cultivar V14167 chromosome 7, aradu.V14167.gnm2.J7QH, whole genome shotgun sequence genome and includes:
- the LOC107457760 gene encoding mannose-1-phosphate guanylyltransferase 1, translating into MKALILVGGFGTRLRPLTLSFPKPLVDFANKPMILHQIEALKAIGVSEVVLAINYQPEVMLNFLKDFEEKLGIKITCSQETEPLGTAGPLALARDKLIDESGEPFFVLNSDVISEYPLKEMIEFHKSHGGEASIMVTKVDEPSKYGVVVMEEKTGKVEKFVEKPKLFVGNKINAGIYLLNPSVLDRIELRPTSIEKEVFPKIAAEEKLYAMVLPGFWMDIGQPKDYITGLRLYLDSLRKKSSPKLASGAHIVGNVIVDETAKIGEGCLIGPDVAIGPGCIVESGVRLSRCTVMRGVRIKKHACVSSSIIGWHSTVGQWARVENMTILGEDVHVCDEIYTNGGVILPHKEIKSSILKPEIVM